One segment of Natronosalvus halobius DNA contains the following:
- a CDS encoding ribonuclease H-like domain-containing protein: protein MQIENSFLPVHGVGETTERRLWEHGITHWDEFDGSVVGPTVADRIETFIDDGRRHLEAGDVSPFAEALPAASRWRFFENVRDDVCYLDIETTGLDASRHDVTTVSVHRRGETRTYVNGQDLTRDRLQTEFNDASALVTFNGQRFDVPFLETAFDVDASVPHIDLMYPCRKLDLTGGLKRIERDLGIDRDQPDISGRDAVRLWHQYERGDQDALETLVRYNRADTANLEPLMETVAERLHESVFEPVCGRGLE from the coding sequence GTGCAAATCGAGAATAGCTTTCTCCCCGTTCACGGCGTGGGCGAGACCACCGAGCGCCGCCTCTGGGAACACGGCATCACCCACTGGGACGAGTTCGACGGCAGCGTCGTCGGCCCGACCGTCGCCGACCGCATCGAGACCTTCATCGACGACGGTCGACGCCACCTCGAGGCCGGCGACGTCTCGCCGTTCGCCGAGGCGCTCCCGGCGGCGAGTCGCTGGCGTTTCTTCGAAAACGTTCGCGACGACGTGTGTTACCTCGACATCGAGACGACGGGTCTCGACGCCAGCCGTCACGACGTCACGACGGTGAGCGTCCACCGACGAGGTGAAACCCGGACGTACGTCAACGGCCAGGACCTCACGCGGGACCGGCTCCAGACCGAGTTCAACGATGCTTCGGCGCTCGTGACGTTCAACGGGCAGCGCTTCGACGTCCCGTTCCTCGAGACGGCGTTCGACGTCGACGCCTCGGTACCCCACATCGACCTCATGTACCCCTGTCGAAAACTCGACCTGACGGGCGGGCTCAAACGGATCGAACGGGACCTGGGCATCGACCGCGATCAACCCGACATCAGCGGTCGCGACGCGGTTCGCCTCTGGCACCAGTACGAGCGCGGCGACCAGGACGCCCTCGAGACGCTCGTTCGGTACAACCGGGCCGACACCGCGAACCTCGAGCCGCTGATGGAGACGGTGGCCGAACGCCTCCACGAGTCGGTCTTCGAACCCGTCTGCGGGCGCGGGCTCGAGTAG
- the glmS gene encoding glutamine--fructose-6-phosphate transaminase (isomerizing), producing MCGIIGRVGTDQAIDTLLTGLENLEYRGYDSAGVAVQNGSGIKVQKRSGKVDELKRTIDSDDLHGEVGIGHTRWSTHGPPTDENAHPHTDSTQDVAVVHNGIIENYAELKADLEANGHEFTSDTDTEVIPHLIQSYFDEGADAEAAFRQAIEDLDGSYAVAAMVANDHVIYAARQGSPLVVGLDEEGYFLASDVPAFLEYTDSVVYLEDGDVVVVRPDGIEFTDLEGNDIEREAETVNWDPEQAGKGEYDHFMLKEIYEQGTSLSQAIEGRIDHEAGDVALESFPPGTFEGIERVQFVACGTSYHAALYGSIAMNCAGVQTSAHLANEYGVSAPPVDEDTLVIAVTQSGETADTLSAMRQAAADGARLLTVTNVVGSTAARLADDTLLIRAGPEIGVAATKTFSSQAVMLLLLAQRVTGDVVGEQRANLEALLEDVSALPETIESVLQDDDSRDLAERYLDSQSFFFIGRGLGFPVALEGALKFKEITYEHAEGFASGELKHGPLALVTSETPVFAIFTGEEDEKVLNNAEEAQTRGAPVIAVCPEGHRALNIADAHLEIPDVDPDLAGLLANVQLQLVSYHAANALGRPIDKPRNLAKSVTVE from the coding sequence ATGTGTGGCATCATCGGACGCGTGGGAACCGACCAGGCGATCGATACCCTGCTGACCGGCCTCGAGAACCTCGAGTATCGCGGCTACGACTCGGCCGGAGTCGCGGTCCAGAACGGCTCCGGAATCAAGGTCCAGAAGCGCTCCGGGAAGGTCGACGAACTGAAACGGACGATCGACAGCGACGATCTCCACGGCGAGGTCGGCATCGGCCACACCCGCTGGTCCACCCACGGGCCGCCGACCGACGAGAACGCCCATCCCCACACCGATTCGACCCAGGACGTCGCCGTCGTTCACAACGGCATCATCGAGAACTACGCCGAACTGAAAGCCGACCTCGAAGCCAATGGCCACGAGTTCACGAGCGACACCGACACCGAGGTCATCCCGCACCTCATCCAGTCGTACTTCGACGAGGGCGCCGACGCCGAGGCGGCGTTCCGGCAGGCCATCGAGGACCTCGATGGAAGCTACGCGGTGGCCGCGATGGTCGCCAACGATCACGTCATCTACGCCGCCCGGCAGGGCTCGCCGCTGGTCGTCGGCCTCGACGAGGAGGGCTACTTCCTCGCCAGCGACGTCCCCGCGTTCCTCGAGTACACCGATAGCGTCGTCTACCTCGAAGACGGCGACGTGGTCGTCGTCCGCCCCGACGGCATCGAGTTCACGGACCTCGAGGGCAACGACATCGAACGCGAGGCCGAGACGGTGAACTGGGACCCCGAGCAGGCCGGCAAGGGCGAGTACGACCACTTCATGCTCAAGGAGATTTACGAGCAGGGCACCTCGCTCAGCCAGGCCATCGAGGGCCGGATCGACCACGAGGCCGGCGACGTCGCCCTCGAGTCGTTCCCACCGGGGACGTTCGAGGGAATCGAACGCGTCCAGTTCGTCGCCTGCGGGACGTCCTATCACGCCGCCCTCTATGGATCGATCGCGATGAACTGTGCCGGCGTCCAGACGAGCGCCCACCTCGCCAACGAGTACGGTGTAAGTGCTCCTCCCGTAGACGAGGACACGCTCGTGATCGCCGTCACCCAGAGTGGCGAGACCGCGGACACCCTCTCGGCGATGCGCCAGGCGGCGGCCGACGGCGCCCGACTGCTGACCGTGACGAACGTGGTCGGCTCGACGGCCGCGCGACTGGCCGACGACACGCTTCTCATCCGCGCCGGCCCCGAAATCGGCGTCGCCGCGACGAAGACGTTCTCCTCCCAAGCCGTCATGCTCCTGTTGCTCGCCCAGCGGGTGACCGGCGACGTCGTCGGCGAACAGCGAGCGAACCTGGAGGCGCTGCTCGAGGACGTCTCGGCGCTCCCGGAGACGATCGAATCGGTCCTCCAGGACGACGACTCGAGGGACCTCGCCGAGCGGTACCTCGACAGCCAGTCGTTCTTCTTCATCGGTCGCGGTCTTGGGTTCCCGGTCGCGCTCGAGGGTGCGCTGAAGTTCAAGGAGATCACCTACGAGCACGCCGAGGGATTCGCCTCGGGCGAACTCAAACACGGGCCGCTGGCGCTCGTCACCTCAGAGACGCCGGTGTTCGCGATCTTCACCGGTGAGGAGGACGAGAAAGTACTGAACAACGCCGAGGAAGCCCAGACGCGGGGCGCGCCGGTGATTGCGGTGTGTCCCGAGGGCCACCGTGCGCTGAACATCGCGGACGCCCACCTCGAGATTCCGGACGTCGATCCGGACCTGGCGGGCCTGCTCGCGAACGTCCAGCTCCAGCTGGTGTCCTACCACGCGGCGAATGCGTTGGGGCGACCGATCGACAAGCCTCGGAATCTGGCGAAGAGCGTCACGGTCGAATAG
- a CDS encoding SCO family protein, with amino-acid sequence MDRRTYLGGLSTAGLAGVAGCLGSVESVLGEDEPEPGRGNWGDGQTALETPTEDRGDPVHPIYGQEMPSFSFPDPLTGETVSSSDLEGEKSYLLTFFFTSCPDGVCPALLLRLRRAQADAVENGYVDDLDLLALTFDPERDTPEVLEEYAGQQGVDLEVGNWHFLRPEDNETAQATIDEKFGMKIERTDDGTEGDGTDGNDGGDHENDSDDQSGGNGHDDHDHGAYTFTHIALIFLVNEHGVVERSYPRGTTVDTSKVLQDVRTVVGQ; translated from the coding sequence ATGGACAGACGGACGTATCTCGGCGGTCTCTCGACGGCCGGTCTCGCCGGGGTTGCGGGGTGTCTCGGCTCGGTCGAGAGCGTGCTCGGCGAGGACGAGCCCGAACCCGGCCGCGGAAACTGGGGCGACGGCCAGACCGCTCTCGAGACGCCGACCGAGGACAGGGGCGATCCAGTCCACCCGATCTACGGGCAGGAGATGCCGTCGTTTTCCTTCCCGGACCCCCTAACTGGAGAAACCGTCTCCTCGAGTGACCTCGAGGGCGAAAAATCCTATCTACTGACGTTCTTCTTCACGTCCTGTCCCGATGGGGTCTGCCCGGCCCTGCTACTGCGGCTGCGGCGCGCACAGGCTGACGCGGTCGAGAACGGCTACGTCGACGATCTGGACCTGCTGGCGCTCACGTTCGATCCCGAGCGTGACACGCCGGAGGTACTCGAGGAGTACGCGGGTCAGCAGGGCGTCGACCTCGAGGTCGGCAACTGGCACTTTCTTCGCCCCGAAGACAACGAGACGGCACAGGCGACGATCGACGAGAAGTTCGGAATGAAGATCGAGCGAACCGACGACGGGACGGAGGGAGACGGAACCGACGGCAACGACGGTGGAGATCACGAAAACGACAGCGACGACCAGAGCGGGGGGAACGGCCACGACGATCACGACCACGGCGCGTACACGTTCACCCATATCGCCCTGATCTTCCTCGTCAACGAACACGGCGTCGTCGAACGCTCGTATCCGCGCGGGACCACGGTCGACACCTCGAAGGTCCTCCAGGACGTACGCACGGTCGTTGGACAGTAA
- a CDS encoding cytochrome c biogenesis CcdA family protein — translation MIDLAFVSTLAFAVGAGIATFFSPCAYPLLPGYVGYYASRTEDAEPTLGGSLARGLVAGAGVIATFLVLLGATFVVGHETLSNVTLFEPIVGALLIVFGLLVVVGRAPSLSFALPKRRSSVAGFGVFGAGYALAAAGCVAPLFIGVLTSALSLPAGAGALVLLAYVGSITGLMISLTVATGMGLVAGAGWIAAHTGTIERLAGAIMIVAGLGQLYLAIVILEVL, via the coding sequence ATGATCGATCTCGCCTTCGTGTCGACGCTGGCGTTCGCAGTTGGGGCGGGGATCGCGACGTTCTTCTCCCCGTGTGCGTACCCGTTGCTTCCCGGCTACGTCGGCTACTACGCGAGCCGAACCGAGGACGCAGAGCCAACGCTCGGCGGCTCGCTCGCTCGCGGGCTCGTCGCCGGCGCCGGCGTCATCGCCACGTTTCTCGTCCTGCTCGGGGCGACGTTCGTCGTCGGCCACGAGACACTCTCGAACGTTACGCTCTTCGAACCGATCGTCGGCGCGTTGCTGATCGTGTTCGGGCTCCTGGTCGTCGTCGGACGGGCCCCCTCGCTATCATTCGCGCTCCCGAAACGGCGCTCGAGCGTCGCCGGATTTGGCGTCTTCGGCGCCGGCTACGCCCTCGCAGCCGCTGGCTGCGTCGCGCCGCTGTTCATCGGCGTCCTTACCAGCGCGCTCTCGCTGCCGGCAGGCGCCGGCGCGCTGGTCCTCCTGGCGTACGTGGGGAGCATCACCGGGCTGATGATCTCGCTAACCGTCGCGACCGGGATGGGTCTCGTCGCCGGGGCTGGCTGGATCGCTGCTCACACGGGGACTATCGAACGCCTCGCCGGCGCAATTATGATCGTCGCCGGACTCGGGCAGCTCTACCTCGCGATCGTGATTCTCGAGGTGCTGTGA
- a CDS encoding TlpA family protein disulfide reductase — MRRRDLLAGLGSLGVLATGGVVASSDVSSLQSRIRRRFGDEAEQLEVETVDAQGSEAGTIVLPSLEQPTFIDFFGTWCGPCIKQMPALVEAHERLGEEVLFVSVTNENVGSSTGASITEAELADWWAEHDGNWTVGVDRTVELAERYGLQGYPYAVAVDEYGFVQWSEGGIKSADELVAGIEHAI; from the coding sequence ATGCGCAGGCGCGACCTCCTCGCAGGACTCGGCAGTCTCGGCGTCCTCGCCACCGGCGGCGTCGTCGCCTCGAGCGACGTCTCGAGTCTGCAGTCTCGCATCCGCCGTCGCTTCGGCGACGAGGCCGAACAACTCGAGGTCGAGACGGTCGACGCTCAGGGGAGCGAGGCCGGGACAATCGTCCTCCCGTCGCTCGAACAGCCGACGTTCATCGACTTCTTCGGGACGTGGTGTGGCCCGTGCATCAAGCAGATGCCCGCACTCGTCGAGGCCCACGAGCGTCTGGGCGAGGAGGTGCTGTTCGTCTCGGTGACCAACGAGAACGTCGGGTCGTCGACCGGGGCCTCGATCACCGAGGCCGAACTCGCCGACTGGTGGGCCGAACACGACGGCAACTGGACGGTCGGCGTCGACCGCACGGTCGAACTCGCCGAGCGCTACGGGCTCCAGGGCTATCCGTACGCGGTCGCCGTCGACGAGTACGGCTTCGTCCAGTGGTCCGAGGGCGGCATCAAATCGGCCGACGAACTGGTCGCTGGCATCGAGCACGCGATCTGA
- a CDS encoding bacterio-opsin activator domain-containing protein, with product MSERSGLESRGTPPVLVIDPTDSLGGTARTLQDALGTGAVRRVTDLQTALEFLEVAQAGCLVYPFDFPPADLERVRERADCPLLAVAGGANAEAALEAGATDVLDPDAPRAEARARVETILKASSSSAAGRTWTALERAVLENGPATALAVDSTGTVESALPSVEAVLGYTPSELVGRPVEDVVQDDDRRSIRRALEAARNSWADEGRGETGDEGRGETGDALDGPRTVQLRHADGTRRTHVVTVRGGDPAPDDGLVLTVGPAPEPDWTDVEAWVGALERPAFAVDEAWRIVATSDEASVLFGDDPTARTSIQEALPADRREVILGHLREARESGSAVRFRTPLSPDGEGAPEEEGSTLEWVGAPTESGVLAIAVGASTDRDEASPDDEAGPAVETTRALEAVTAALRIGVVVFDRETERTLEANSVARELLGDDVPLAGTLDSLVDQRTRDRIRRRASDSTVRRADTFEATVRTEDGDRTVSATVVSLSRDRAALCVLGDRPPSADDTIVSTLSWTSRALRSASSPSVVSQHLADGILGLTPSSAACCYLLDGERLYPAAVAPTDADPTVHFPTLDCADVPALDPRRLSGPSLGYLESRAFDPLLATGAVATDQVFVAPVGDHGVVVATGLGLRTLDSTDVEATDWMTALAATELETMDRRRALEALEETVDRLEADRDRLGELETVVQGLESTLADASDRRATESVLCTDLAGLEWIDGAWFGDVDPAAETVTERASAGSAVSTPPVAGSDGFAEDGDSLSAAIESDSVSHVPAADRKTPGTVGRTDRRGRFDGPEDGAIDVVSLPLSFDDRRYGVLTLSVSAATVTSNLLERLETLRTHLSLAFAVGEYRRFLTAEDRLELTFTLPSADDGTDQSLSASEDRPERLSPGDPLVALATRCRCRVDLLALSEGPSGTSVVCSISDDDLEASTVRSIADGIEGLEALDVSSERDARLHVEVRLAGETLAGLVGAHGGTLRTIDGRERRPTFVVDLAPGTSVRSFVDRLERWEPDVELRSKRVVSSGDRPSGSFEDRVRDQLTERQLETLRFAYYSGYFESPREHTGGEVADLLDVSQPTFTRHLRIAERKVYELLFEAGEFEQSPD from the coding sequence GTGAGCGAGCGCAGCGGCCTGGAGTCTCGCGGTACGCCGCCAGTCCTCGTGATCGACCCGACCGATAGCCTCGGCGGGACGGCGAGAACGCTCCAGGACGCCCTCGGCACGGGGGCCGTCCGTCGGGTGACCGACCTCCAGACGGCACTCGAGTTCCTCGAGGTCGCGCAGGCGGGCTGTCTGGTGTATCCGTTCGACTTCCCGCCAGCCGATCTGGAACGCGTTCGCGAGCGCGCCGACTGTCCGCTCCTGGCGGTCGCGGGCGGTGCCAACGCCGAGGCGGCGCTCGAGGCCGGGGCGACGGACGTGCTCGATCCGGACGCCCCGCGAGCGGAGGCTCGCGCACGCGTGGAAACAATCTTAAAGGCGTCATCGTCGTCGGCCGCCGGCCGGACCTGGACGGCGCTCGAGCGGGCCGTTCTCGAGAACGGACCTGCGACGGCTCTGGCGGTCGACTCGACGGGCACCGTGGAGTCCGCCCTGCCCTCCGTCGAAGCTGTGCTGGGCTACACGCCGAGCGAACTCGTCGGCCGACCCGTCGAGGACGTCGTTCAGGACGACGACCGACGGTCGATCCGGCGCGCGCTCGAGGCGGCACGAAACTCGTGGGCAGACGAGGGGAGAGGCGAGACGGGGGACGAGGGAAGAGGCGAGACGGGGGACGCCCTGGATGGACCGCGAACCGTCCAGCTTCGCCATGCCGACGGCACGCGGCGAACGCACGTCGTGACGGTGAGAGGCGGCGACCCGGCACCCGACGACGGCCTCGTTCTGACCGTCGGTCCCGCGCCGGAGCCCGACTGGACCGACGTCGAAGCCTGGGTCGGTGCACTCGAGCGCCCGGCGTTCGCCGTCGACGAGGCGTGGCGAATCGTCGCAACGTCCGACGAAGCCAGCGTCCTCTTCGGTGACGATCCCACAGCCCGGACCTCGATCCAGGAGGCACTGCCGGCGGACCGTCGCGAGGTAATTCTCGGGCACCTCCGGGAGGCTCGCGAAAGCGGGTCAGCGGTTCGGTTTCGGACGCCGCTCTCTCCCGACGGGGAGGGGGCACCGGAGGAGGAGGGATCGACGCTCGAGTGGGTCGGCGCACCTACGGAATCGGGCGTGCTGGCCATCGCCGTGGGTGCGTCGACCGATCGCGACGAGGCGTCACCGGACGACGAGGCAGGCCCGGCCGTCGAGACGACTCGAGCACTCGAGGCAGTGACGGCGGCGCTCCGAATCGGCGTCGTCGTCTTCGACCGGGAAACGGAGCGAACGCTCGAGGCAAATTCGGTCGCGCGAGAACTGCTGGGCGATGACGTGCCGCTCGCCGGAACGCTCGACTCGCTGGTCGACCAGCGAACGCGCGACAGAATTCGACGTCGAGCGAGCGACTCGACGGTACGGCGCGCGGACACCTTCGAAGCGACGGTCCGAACGGAAGACGGCGACCGAACCGTCTCGGCGACCGTCGTGTCGCTGTCTCGAGACCGGGCGGCGCTCTGCGTGCTCGGCGACCGGCCGCCGTCGGCGGACGACACCATCGTTTCCACCCTCTCCTGGACGAGTCGCGCGCTTCGGTCGGCGAGTTCGCCGTCGGTGGTGAGCCAGCACCTCGCCGACGGCATCCTCGGACTCACCCCGTCATCGGCCGCCTGCTGTTACCTGCTCGACGGTGAGCGACTCTATCCGGCGGCCGTCGCGCCGACCGACGCGGATCCAACGGTACACTTTCCGACCCTCGACTGTGCGGACGTCCCGGCGCTCGACCCGCGGCGGCTGTCGGGACCGTCGCTCGGCTATCTCGAGTCGAGAGCGTTCGACCCGCTGCTCGCAACGGGGGCGGTGGCGACCGATCAGGTGTTCGTCGCCCCGGTCGGTGACCACGGGGTCGTCGTCGCCACGGGACTCGGCCTGCGGACGCTCGATTCGACGGACGTCGAGGCGACCGATTGGATGACGGCATTGGCCGCAACGGAACTCGAGACGATGGACCGCCGGCGCGCGCTCGAGGCGCTGGAGGAGACGGTCGATCGCCTCGAAGCGGATCGCGACCGACTGGGTGAGCTCGAGACGGTCGTCCAGGGACTCGAGTCCACGCTGGCCGACGCCTCGGATCGTCGGGCCACCGAGTCGGTACTCTGCACCGACCTGGCGGGGCTCGAGTGGATCGACGGCGCCTGGTTCGGTGACGTCGATCCAGCGGCCGAAACTGTCACCGAGCGCGCGAGCGCCGGATCGGCAGTCTCGACTCCGCCGGTCGCGGGATCCGATGGCTTCGCGGAAGACGGCGACTCGCTCTCGGCAGCGATCGAGTCTGATTCGGTGAGCCACGTCCCCGCTGCCGATCGGAAAACGCCGGGGACGGTGGGACGAACCGACCGTCGCGGTCGGTTCGACGGCCCCGAGGACGGGGCGATCGACGTCGTCTCTCTCCCGCTGTCGTTCGACGACCGGCGATACGGCGTGCTGACACTCTCCGTCTCGGCAGCCACCGTGACGTCCAACCTGCTCGAGCGACTCGAGACCCTTCGAACGCACCTCTCACTCGCCTTCGCTGTCGGCGAGTACCGACGGTTCCTGACCGCCGAGGACCGACTCGAACTCACGTTCACGCTTCCATCGGCCGACGACGGGACAGACCAATCTCTATCTGCGTCTGAGGATCGGCCGGAACGGCTCTCCCCGGGTGATCCCCTCGTCGCCCTCGCCACACGCTGTCGATGCCGGGTCGACCTTCTGGCACTCTCGGAGGGGCCGAGCGGGACATCCGTCGTGTGCTCGATTTCTGACGACGACCTCGAAGCGTCGACCGTTCGCTCGATTGCCGACGGGATCGAAGGGCTCGAGGCGCTCGACGTATCGAGCGAGCGAGACGCTCGTCTCCACGTCGAGGTTCGACTCGCCGGCGAGACGCTCGCCGGACTGGTTGGTGCGCACGGTGGAACCCTCCGAACGATAGACGGACGCGAGCGGCGACCGACGTTCGTCGTTGATCTCGCACCCGGAACCAGCGTCCGCTCGTTCGTCGACCGACTCGAACGCTGGGAGCCGGACGTCGAGCTTCGTTCGAAACGGGTCGTCTCGTCCGGAGACCGTCCGTCGGGCTCGTTCGAGGATCGCGTCAGAGATCAGCTGACCGAACGCCAACTCGAGACGCTCAGGTTCGCCTACTACTCGGGCTACTTCGAGTCCCCGCGTGAGCACACCGGCGGCGAGGTTGCCGACCTACTCGACGTGTCCCAGCCGACGTTCACGCGACACTTGCGCATAGCCGAACGAAAGGTGTACGAACTCCTGTTCGAAGCGGGCGAGTTCGAACAGTCGCCGGACTGA
- a CDS encoding helix-turn-helix domain-containing protein: MSTNPLDADSVPLRSQADGGIVAELELDHDELILRPTLRRLSSGRVDLEYSSELEDGTTVIFFVAEAAPFDELETALARDTTVSNPTLVERYPRKRVYRATVTDRAVRFTSQVVEAGGRVLELSSGQTGWVLRTRFPDRDSLLAFNQSCRRREISFHVNHLRLAKANETTAIGLTEKQEELLSVAYEEGYFDVPRGISQDELAETLGISKSAVSQRLRRAVTELCETSL; the protein is encoded by the coding sequence ATGAGCACCAACCCACTCGACGCCGATTCGGTTCCGCTTCGGTCTCAGGCCGACGGCGGCATCGTCGCCGAACTCGAACTCGACCACGACGAGCTGATTCTCCGACCGACGCTTCGACGGCTCTCCAGCGGCCGCGTCGACCTCGAGTACTCGAGCGAGCTCGAGGACGGCACCACGGTGATCTTCTTCGTCGCCGAGGCCGCTCCCTTCGACGAACTCGAAACCGCCCTCGCGCGCGATACCACGGTCTCGAATCCGACGCTGGTCGAACGGTACCCACGAAAACGGGTGTATCGGGCCACAGTTACCGATCGAGCCGTTCGATTCACGAGCCAGGTCGTCGAAGCCGGCGGCCGCGTTCTGGAGCTCTCGAGCGGACAGACCGGCTGGGTGCTTCGAACGCGCTTTCCCGACCGCGATAGCTTACTAGCGTTCAACCAGTCCTGTCGGCGGCGAGAAATCTCGTTTCACGTAAACCACTTGCGCCTGGCGAAAGCGAACGAGACGACTGCAATCGGGCTGACCGAAAAGCAGGAAGAACTCCTGAGCGTCGCCTACGAAGAGGGCTACTTCGACGTTCCGCGCGGCATCTCACAGGACGAACTCGCCGAGACGCTGGGTATCTCGAAGTCCGCCGTCTCCCAGCGGCTCCGGCGGGCGGTGACCGAACTGTGTGAGACGTCGCTCTAG
- a CDS encoding DUF7350 domain-containing protein: MTASRRDALRCAAIVGSLGLAGCLERLGFEEQSAWNTPPLLEDRPDAVYVPPAEEEMATYGQATAGDYAVSLTYTFPHRFWLVSGERQRVDVQTEDTHHLMMTVWDDATGVVLPADLGLEIVDADGDLVHGDAPWSMLAQRMGFHYGDNVTLPEEGSYTARIQVGPVTTRRTGDLEGRLESVETVEIPFEYARADVRDLELISVPEDEQGTRGALEVMSHESGDGHEGEHDEPGSGDDEHGNGAAPAFTGPAVSDLPGTRLGTERSGDAAITAIETDIERLSDDADADADRYLAVFPRTPYNDVSLPFTSLSAILEADGETLLEEPLVETLDHEFGHHYGLATDDLDTTERVTVSVDTAPQVARHDGYETAFFDFEPVSFER, from the coding sequence ATGACCGCCTCTCGACGAGACGCGCTCCGTTGCGCCGCCATCGTCGGTTCCCTCGGACTCGCCGGCTGCCTCGAGCGCCTCGGCTTCGAGGAGCAGTCGGCCTGGAACACCCCGCCGCTGCTCGAGGATCGTCCCGACGCCGTCTACGTGCCCCCCGCCGAGGAAGAGATGGCCACGTACGGTCAGGCGACAGCAGGCGACTATGCCGTCTCGCTCACCTACACGTTCCCCCACCGGTTCTGGCTCGTCTCCGGCGAGCGCCAGCGCGTCGACGTCCAGACCGAGGACACCCACCACCTGATGATGACCGTCTGGGACGACGCGACCGGCGTCGTCCTCCCCGCCGATCTGGGCCTCGAGATCGTCGACGCCGACGGCGACCTCGTCCACGGCGACGCCCCCTGGTCGATGCTCGCCCAGCGAATGGGATTTCACTACGGCGACAACGTCACGCTCCCCGAGGAGGGGTCGTACACAGCCCGCATCCAGGTCGGCCCGGTCACGACGCGACGTACCGGCGACCTCGAGGGTCGACTCGAGTCGGTCGAAACGGTCGAGATTCCGTTCGAGTACGCCCGCGCGGACGTGCGCGACCTCGAATTAATCTCGGTTCCCGAGGACGAACAGGGGACGCGCGGGGCGCTCGAGGTGATGAGCCACGAGAGCGGAGACGGGCACGAGGGCGAGCACGACGAACCTGGATCGGGCGACGACGAACACGGAAACGGCGCCGCACCCGCGTTCACCGGGCCCGCCGTCTCGGATCTCCCCGGAACCCGCCTCGGCACCGAACGGAGCGGCGACGCAGCCATCACCGCCATCGAGACCGACATCGAGCGACTGTCCGACGACGCGGACGCGGACGCAGACAGGTACCTCGCCGTCTTCCCGCGCACGCCGTACAACGACGTGTCGCTCCCCTTCACGTCGCTGTCGGCAATCCTCGAGGCCGACGGGGAGACGCTGCTCGAGGAACCGCTGGTCGAAACCCTCGATCACGAGTTCGGTCACCACTACGGGCTGGCGACCGACGACCTGGACACGACCGAGCGCGTGACCGTCTCCGTCGACACCGCGCCTCAGGTCGCTCGTCACGACGGATACGAGACCGCGTTCTTCGACTTCGAGCCCGTTTCGTTCGAGCGGTAA